In Erigeron canadensis isolate Cc75 chromosome 7, C_canadensis_v1, whole genome shotgun sequence, one DNA window encodes the following:
- the LOC122608728 gene encoding uncharacterized protein LOC122608728: MMKVRTKLGGFSSMRARVHIPSPSPRHRKTYSLGRLNDSVKTVAFSGSENSSGELNFQISREMLKGEAENDDGCGNKVMVVVDSSIESKGALQWALDHTVQNQDTIILLNVVTASKLGCKSSEKVNQRAHENLRSMKKNLQVKRPEVKVEIQMSQGKEKGPMIVETAKQQGVSLLVLGQHKQSMMWRIRQMWAGKRSKSRVVDYCIQNANCMTIAVRRKNKRHGGYLITTKRHKNFWLLA, from the exons ATGATGAAAGTGAGGACCAAACTAGGCGGGTTCAGCTCGATGAGGGCTCGAGTTCACATTCCTTCGCCATCACCACGTCATAGAAAAACTTATAGTTTGGGCCGGTTGAATGATAGTGTGAAGACGGTGGCATTTTCGGGTAGTGAAAATAGTAGTGGGGAGCTTAACTTTCAGATTAGTCGAGAAATGTTAAAAGGGGAAGCCGAAAATGATGATGGGTGTGGGAATAAGGTGATGGTGGTAGTCGATTCGAGTATTGAATCAAAAGGTGCACTTCAATGGGCACTTGATCATACTGTTCAAAACCAAGATACTATCATCCTTCTAAATGTTGTCACTGCTTCAAAACTAG GTTGTAAATCAAGCGAGAAAGTTAACCAAAGAGCTCACGAAAATCTCCGCTCCATGAAGAAAAATCTTCAAGTAAAGAGGCCTGAG GTGAAAGTGGAGATACAAATGAGTCAAGGGAAGGAAAAGGGTCCAATGATAGTCGAAACGGCAAAGCAACAAGGAGTTTCTTTGTTGGTTTTGGGTCAACATAAGCAGTCAATGATGTGGAGAATAAGACAAATGTGGGCAGGAAAGAGAAGCAAAAGCCGAGTAGTAGATTATTGTATTCAAAATGCTAATTGTATGACGATTGCAGTGAGAAGAAAGAACAAACGACATGGAGGTTATCTCATCACCACAAAAAGACACAAGAATTTTTGGCTTTTGGCTTAA